The Fibrobacter succinogenes genome includes a window with the following:
- the trmD gene encoding tRNA (guanosine(37)-N1)-methyltransferase TrmD yields the protein MKIDCITIFPEMFAPMKSSIMGRAQAKGLFEFNTVYLRDFAINAYGQVDDVPYGGEPGMVLRPEPLAKAIRSTGVKEDGGKVIYLTADGVPFTHKIAKELSQENHLVLVCGHYKGIDDRIRQTEVDMEISIGDFVVSGGELPAMLVTDAVVRLLDGALGHKESGETDSFAQGVLGWPVYTRPEEFEGKKVPEVLLSGHHKNISEWRRQESLKRTKERRPDIFKNLEINTTFGDK from the coding sequence ATGAAGATCGACTGCATCACCATCTTCCCCGAAATGTTTGCACCCATGAAGAGTTCCATCATGGGCCGTGCACAGGCAAAAGGTTTGTTTGAGTTCAACACGGTATATCTACGAGATTTCGCCATCAACGCCTACGGGCAGGTAGACGACGTCCCGTACGGTGGCGAACCTGGCATGGTACTCCGTCCCGAACCGCTAGCCAAGGCGATTCGCAGCACCGGAGTCAAGGAAGATGGCGGTAAAGTCATCTATCTCACTGCAGATGGCGTCCCTTTCACACACAAGATTGCCAAAGAACTCTCTCAAGAAAATCACCTTGTTCTCGTCTGCGGACACTACAAGGGGATTGATGACCGAATCCGCCAGACCGAGGTCGATATGGAAATTTCCATCGGAGACTTTGTTGTAAGCGGTGGCGAACTTCCGGCGATGCTCGTCACGGACGCCGTAGTGCGACTGTTGGACGGAGCTTTGGGACACAAGGAATCTGGCGAAACCGACTCCTTCGCGCAAGGCGTTTTGGGTTGGCCGGTCTACACCCGTCCCGAAGAATTCGAAGGAAAAAAGGTGCCCGAAGTGCTGCTTTCGGGTCATCACAAGAACATTTCTGAGTGGAGACGCCAAGAATCGTTAAAAAGAACGAAAGAAAGACGTCCCGACATCTTTAAAAATCTTGAAATAAATACTACATTTGGCGACAAATAA
- the rimM gene encoding ribosome maturation factor RimM (Essential for efficient processing of 16S rRNA) translates to MDSQEYITVCQLMRAHGVKGYIKAMPLTHDLTRCKSLKDVRVKKRNGEIVELTLEDAKVANTLWHLKFKGFDTPESVAVLVNGDVMIPESERLPLPEGEYYIDDLEGFRVHTEDGRDVGEVLEVQELMTVDAFHIKFDLSMQSEFSSKSILAPWIDDCVKEINEDGKFIVCDSDYLKSLCPEER, encoded by the coding sequence ATGGACTCTCAAGAATACATCACCGTCTGCCAGCTCATGCGTGCGCATGGCGTCAAGGGCTACATCAAGGCAATGCCCCTGACCCACGACCTGACTCGCTGCAAAAGCCTTAAAGACGTGCGCGTCAAAAAGAGGAATGGCGAAATTGTAGAACTTACCCTAGAAGACGCCAAAGTAGCCAATACGCTTTGGCACTTGAAGTTCAAGGGATTCGATACCCCAGAATCCGTAGCGGTCCTCGTCAATGGCGACGTCATGATTCCAGAATCCGAACGTCTCCCGCTCCCCGAAGGCGAATACTACATTGACGACCTTGAAGGTTTCCGCGTCCACACCGAAGACGGTCGCGATGTTGGCGAAGTCCTCGAAGTGCAAGAACTGATGACGGTCGATGCATTCCATATCAAGTTCGACCTCTCCATGCAGTCAGAATTCAGCAGCAAGTCCATCCTCGCCCCCTGGATTGATGATTGCGTCAAGGAAATCAACGAAGACGGAAAGTTCATCGTTTGCGATAGCGACTATTTAAAATCCCTTTGCCCGGAGGAACGATGA
- the rpsP gene encoding 30S ribosomal protein S16: MATVIRLARFGKRHNPIYRIVVIDNRKARDDSFIEQVGFFNPNLKQPEIRFEQEKVLKWLSVGAQPSDTVKSLLKKTGISDLFHDLKANRSIEGKAPVAREIKSKQRKLSPKAQARLEAEKAAKAAAEAPAAEEAQA, encoded by the coding sequence ATGGCAACTGTTATCCGTCTCGCCCGCTTCGGCAAGCGTCACAACCCGATCTATCGCATCGTCGTCATCGACAACCGCAAGGCTCGCGACGATAGCTTTATCGAACAGGTCGGTTTCTTCAACCCGAACCTCAAGCAGCCGGAAATCCGCTTCGAACAGGAAAAGGTTCTCAAGTGGCTCTCTGTTGGTGCTCAGCCGTCTGACACCGTCAAGTCCCTCCTCAAGAAGACCGGTATCTCCGACTTGTTCCACGACCTCAAGGCCAACCGCTCCATCGAAGGCAAGGCTCCGGTCGCTCGCGAAATCAAGTCCAAGCAGCGCAAGTTGAGCCCGAAGGCTCAGGCTCGTCTCGAAGCTGAAAAGGCTGCCAAGGCAGCTGCTGAAGCTCCGGCCGCTGAAGAAGCACAGGCTTAA
- a CDS encoding TIGR02147 family protein translates to MKPITEYQDYRRYMQDFYEERKKSGFTWREFSKDAGFASPSYLKLVCEGKTSLSRVGLPRVAAAMKLSGFELTYFEKMVEFGNATNDEKKKAAFADLTRIAKEQNARVIDADTFAYYESAINSIVRELAPLMPGALPLEIAKKIKHAFTAQQVRDSLAMLTKAKFLAETGENTYQQTDKAITGSSEAIPLALRTMHRDMTDLAKEAIDKIDVNERNISGVTMGIDAPTFARISEEVNNCRKRVITLANECKKIDQVYRLNLQLFPLTDKV, encoded by the coding sequence ATGAAACCGATAACCGAATATCAAGATTACCGCCGCTACATGCAGGACTTCTATGAAGAACGCAAGAAGTCCGGTTTTACTTGGCGAGAATTTTCGAAGGACGCCGGATTCGCCTCGCCATCGTATCTCAAGCTCGTTTGCGAAGGCAAAACTTCACTCAGCCGCGTTGGGCTACCGCGTGTCGCTGCCGCGATGAAACTTTCGGGCTTTGAACTCACGTACTTCGAAAAGATGGTCGAATTCGGGAATGCCACAAACGACGAGAAGAAAAAAGCAGCCTTCGCAGACCTCACCCGCATTGCAAAAGAACAGAACGCCCGCGTGATCGATGCCGACACTTTCGCTTACTACGAATCTGCCATAAATTCCATTGTCCGAGAACTCGCGCCCTTGATGCCAGGCGCCCTCCCGCTTGAAATCGCAAAGAAAATCAAGCACGCCTTCACGGCACAACAAGTCCGCGATTCGCTCGCGATGCTCACCAAGGCAAAGTTCCTTGCAGAAACAGGCGAAAACACTTACCAGCAAACGGACAAAGCCATCACAGGTTCGTCCGAAGCCATCCCGCTCGCGCTCCGCACGATGCACCGCGATATGACCGACCTCGCGAAAGAAGCCATCGACAAAATCGACGTGAACGAAAGGAACATTTCGGGAGTTACCATGGGCATCGACGCCCCAACATTCGCGCGCATTTCCGAAGAAGTCAACAACTGCCGCAAACGCGTCATTACCCTCGCCAACGAATGCAAGAAAATCGATCAAGTTTACCGCCTTAACTTGCAACTTTTCCCGCTGACAGACAAAGTATAG
- the ffh gene encoding signal recognition particle protein: protein MFSQLTDSLENTLKNLRGQGKLTEENVAESLREVRRAFLAADVNFNVTRDFVKSVKEKSMGAEVLNSVTPGQQIVKIIHDELVAVMGGETKEINLSAPSPVGIMMVGLQGSGKTTFAGKIALWMRSKKKRKPLLVAADVYRPAAIKQLQVLGKSIGVPVYDEGQGNPVEIIKHGYQYAKDNGFDLVIYDTAGRLQIDEELMQELEKARDAVHPDEILFVADAMIGQEAVNVAETFWNRLNFTGVCLSKMDGDTRGGAALSIKKMTGVPICFIGVGEKLNEIDLFHPDRMASRILGMGDVVSLVEKAQQVIDEKDAKDLKKKILNNTFDLNDFLKQLRTIKKLGRIKDILSLIPGLNKLPLDQIDEKQLVYVEAVLSSMTPKERKKPQIIDGSRKARIAKGSGTDAARVNAVLKQYESMKEMFKKVGDFAKRQNNGGTIGSNYTPPKDKNKKKKR from the coding sequence ATGTTTTCACAGCTGACTGATTCTCTAGAAAATACTCTCAAGAACCTGCGTGGGCAGGGCAAACTTACCGAAGAAAATGTGGCGGAATCGCTGCGTGAGGTGCGTCGTGCGTTCCTCGCTGCCGACGTGAACTTCAACGTGACCCGCGACTTTGTGAAGTCTGTCAAGGAAAAGTCCATGGGCGCCGAGGTGCTCAATTCCGTGACCCCGGGTCAGCAGATTGTGAAGATTATCCACGACGAGCTTGTGGCCGTCATGGGTGGCGAAACTAAGGAAATCAATCTTTCCGCACCGTCTCCGGTGGGCATCATGATGGTTGGTCTGCAGGGTTCGGGTAAGACGACTTTCGCAGGCAAGATTGCTCTCTGGATGCGCAGCAAGAAGAAGAGGAAACCGCTCCTCGTCGCCGCTGACGTCTACCGTCCGGCAGCTATCAAGCAGTTGCAGGTGCTCGGCAAGTCCATCGGCGTTCCGGTTTATGACGAAGGCCAGGGCAATCCGGTCGAAATCATCAAGCACGGCTACCAGTATGCTAAGGACAACGGTTTTGACCTCGTGATTTACGATACGGCAGGACGTTTGCAGATTGACGAAGAGTTGATGCAGGAACTTGAAAAGGCCCGCGACGCGGTTCATCCGGACGAAATTTTGTTCGTCGCCGATGCGATGATCGGTCAGGAAGCGGTGAATGTCGCCGAAACGTTCTGGAACCGCCTGAACTTCACGGGCGTCTGCCTCTCGAAGATGGATGGCGATACCCGCGGCGGTGCTGCGCTCAGCATCAAGAAGATGACGGGCGTGCCTATATGCTTTATCGGTGTTGGCGAAAAGCTGAACGAAATTGACCTTTTCCACCCGGACCGCATGGCAAGCCGAATCCTCGGCATGGGCGACGTGGTCAGCCTCGTGGAAAAGGCGCAGCAGGTCATCGATGAAAAGGACGCCAAGGACCTCAAGAAAAAGATTCTCAACAACACCTTCGACTTGAACGACTTTTTGAAGCAGCTCCGCACCATCAAGAAGCTTGGCCGCATCAAGGACATTTTGAGCCTCATCCCGGGACTCAACAAGCTCCCGCTCGACCAGATTGACGAAAAGCAGTTGGTCTATGTGGAAGCGGTGCTCAGCTCAATGACGCCGAAGGAACGCAAGAAACCGCAGATTATCGACGGTAGCCGCAAGGCCCGTATCGCAAAGGGTTCCGGCACGGATGCCGCCCGCGTGAACGCAGTCCTCAAGCAGTACGAAAGCATGAAGGAAATGTTCAAGAAGGTCGGCGATTTCGCCAAGCGCCAGAACAACGGCGGTACGATTGGTTCGAACTACACCCCGCCTAAAGACAAGAACAAGAAAAAGAAGAGATAG